One Danio aesculapii chromosome 11, fDanAes4.1, whole genome shotgun sequence genomic region harbors:
- the si:ch211-11c3.9 gene encoding uncharacterized protein si:ch211-11c3.9 — MELFVFIVFQLLIEVQSNNAPTVHVSPAVFSESRSVKIRCETPADITVKHCNFTINRKKIKTKVSSPCELNLTGVEVLRWAGGKSPQSVNISCRYTIKEGRKNNSSYSVPVTVTVLDTLQKPIISVREYEDQLSVTCEIPLSVRADFSCSFYYEDDAILVNRDSQWSSSGEKHLCMFYPNLSGLLKQSVKSRKLSCDYSLKTEPDIRSPHSDTHIIGALPQARLSAPALVLQETDTVELNCENTEELKMEMCVFNINGRDRNSNLNSSCQLSLTASQISDWSEDQSSSVRITCFYTAKKGIENVPSPHSDPVTVTVQTSTSLSFSETTQRYNTAADLHSKTKQQSTSRTKQTMSVPYVTHTEG, encoded by the exons ATGGAGTTGTTCGTCTTCATTGTTTTTCAGCTCCTCATTGAGGTTCAGTCTAACA ATGCTCCTACTGTACATGTATCTCCAGCTGTCTTTAGTGAATCCAGATCAGTGAAGATCCGCTGCGAGACGCCAGCAGATATTACAGTAAAGCATTGTAATTTTACAATTAAtagaaaaaagataaaaacaaaagtcAGTTCTCCATGTGAGCTCAACCTCACTGGTGTTGAAGTGCTCAGATGGGCAGGTGGAAAATCTCCTCAATCAGTCAACATTAGCTGCCGCTACACAATAAAAGAGGGACGCAAGAATAACTCTTCATATTCAGTTCCTGTCACAGTCACAGTTCTAG aCACACTTCAGAAACCCATCATCAGTGTTCGTGAATATGAGGATCAGCTCAGCGTAACCTGTGAAATACCACTTTCTGTCAGAGCTGATTTCAGCTGTAGTTTTTACTATGAAGATGATGCTATTCTGGTCAACCGTGACTCTCAGTGGAGTTCATCTGGAGAGAAACATCTTTGTATGTTTTATCCAAATCTTAGTGGTCTCTTGAAACAATCAGTGAAGAGCAGAAAGCTGAGCTGTGAttattcactcaaaactgaaccTGACATCAGATCTCCACACAGTGACACACACATCATTGGAG CTCTTCCTCAGGCCAGACTGTCAGCGCCTGCTTTAGTTCTTCAGGAAACAGACACAGTTGAGCTGAACTGTGAGAATACCGAAGAGCTGAAGATGGAGATGTGTGTCTTCAACATTAATGGAAGAGATAGAAACTCaaatctgaactcttcatgtcaGCTCTCACTCACTGCATCTCAGATCagtgattggtcagaagatcagAGTTCATCAGTGAGAATAACCTGCTTCTACACTGCAAAGAAGGGAATAGAAAATGTACCATCTCCTCACTCTGATCCAGTGACAGTCACAGTCCaga CATCAACTTCATTGTCCTTCTCTGAAACCACACAGCGATACAATACAGCTG caGACCTCCATTCAAAGACAAAGCAGCAGTCAACCAGCAGAACCAAACAAACAATGT CTGTTCCTTATGTTACTCACACTGAAGGTTGA